TAATACTTGATCATGCGCGGCAGGACGCTCTCCACGGTGCCCGTGATCACGTAGTCCGCGATGGCATTGATCGGCGCCTCGGGGTCGCTGTTGATGGAGATGATGATGGCGCTCTCTTGCATGCCGGCGATGTGCTGGATCTGGCCCGAGATGCCGCAGGCGATGTAGAGCTTGGGTCGCACGGTGACGCCCGTCTGTCCGATCTGCCGGTCGTGGTCGGTGAAGCCCGCGTCGACGGCGGCGCGTGAGGCGCCCACCTCGGCGTGCAGCTCCTTGGCCAGGTCGAAGAGCAGCTGGAAGTTCTCCTTCGATCCCACGCCGTAGCCGCCGGCCACAACGATGGGCGAGCCCTTGAGGTTGTTCTTCGCCTTCTCCACGTGTCGCTCGATGACCTTCACCACGCAGTCCTCGTCGGTGATGTAGTCGCTCGTGTTGTGACGGATGACTTCGCCGCGATAGTTCGCGTCGCGCACCTCCTTCTTCATCACGCCCTCGCGTACGGTGGCCATCTGTGGCCGGTGGTCGGGGTTGATGATGGTGGCGACGATGTTGCCGCCGAATGCGGGGCGGATTTGGTAGAGCAGATTCTCGTAGGTGCGGCCGGCCTTGCGGTCTTCGTACGTGCCGATCTCCAGGGCCGTACAGTCGGCGGTAAGTCCGCTGGTGAGGGCCGACGAGACGCGTGGCCCGAGGTCGCGACCGATGACGGTGGCGCCCATCAGGGCGATCTGCGGTTGTTCTTCCTTGAAGAGCTTGATGAGCACGGCCGTGTGAGGCAGTGAGGTGTAGGGGGCCAGACGCGGGTCGTCAAAGACGTGCAACACGTCGACGCCGTAAGGCACGATCTGTCGTTCGATGCCATCCAGTCCGCTCCCGGCGGCCACGGCCTCGAGCTTACAACCCAGCTGATCAGCCAGCGCGCGCCCCTTGGTGAGCAGCTCCTGACTGACGTCGGCTACGGTTCCTTCTTCTATTTCGCAGTAGACAAAAACGTTATTCATAGTGCTATTTCTCTTTATGGATTATGGAATCCTCTCATCGGTCATCCGGCACATTCGATTTCGTATCCGGCCAAGTTGGCCGGCCTCCCTGAGGCCTTGATTTTCTTTTCGCTTCCTTTTCTTGCATCAAGGCAAGAAAAGGAAGAAAGGAATGCACCATAGACCGAAAGGGCGTCATCCGATGGTGTGATTACTAATTAATTCCTTCATCAACGCTTCAATG
The sequence above is drawn from the Tannerella serpentiformis genome and encodes:
- a CDS encoding electron transfer flavoprotein subunit alpha/FixB family protein; protein product: MNNVFVYCEIEEGTVADVSQELLTKGRALADQLGCKLEAVAAGSGLDGIERQIVPYGVDVLHVFDDPRLAPYTSLPHTAVLIKLFKEEQPQIALMGATVIGRDLGPRVSSALTSGLTADCTALEIGTYEDRKAGRTYENLLYQIRPAFGGNIVATIINPDHRPQMATVREGVMKKEVRDANYRGEVIRHNTSDYITDEDCVVKVIERHVEKAKNNLKGSPIVVAGGYGVGSKENFQLLFDLAKELHAEVGASRAAVDAGFTDHDRQIGQTGVTVRPKLYIACGISGQIQHIAGMQESAIIISINSDPEAPINAIADYVITGTVESVLPRMIKYYKKNSK